TTTCGATCGGGATGAAGAAAAAGCCACAGCCCGAATGGCAAAAACATTGGTTGAAATTGAAAAAGCTTACAAGCAAAAATTACAATTGGATGATTCACAGGTCGATGTTGTCTCAAAATTGAACCAAGTTTTTTCAGGCGAAGATGAAAAAGCTTTTACTGCAGTAACGATATGTTTGGAAAAACTTGAACAATGGTGCAGTAAAATCCATTTCACCTCCGATTTAAAAAACAGAGTGAAAGGCTGGACTTCATTCCGTTTACCTGAAGATATTGATTATGAAAAGTTGGTGCATTTCGAAAGCCATAAAAATGGAAATGGCTCTTTAGAAATAATGGTAGGAGTCGAATCCGAATATCGCAGGCGTGATGGATTCGATTTAACAGACCCGCGCTTTAATCGCCGCGATGTTGTTGCTGAAATTGATTACTGCATATTTTGTCATGATCGCAACAAAGATTCCTGCTCGAAGGGTCTGTTCGAAAAATCAGGAGAGTTAAAAACTAATCCTCTCGGCATTGAACTTTGTGGCTGTCCACTTGACGAAAAAATTTCCGAAGCTCACTTTCTGAAAAATCGTGGCAAGGCAATTGGTGCACTCGCAATGATTATGATAGATAATCCGTTGGTGCCCGGAACAGGTCATCGCATCTGCAACGACTGTATGAAGTCGTGCATCTATCAAAAGCAAACTCCTGTAAATATTCCACAAATCGAAACAGGAATTCTAACCGATATCTTAAATCTTCCATACGGATTCGAAATTTTCAGTCTACTGACTCGATGGAATCCAATTAACATTCATCAACCATTCAGCAAACCTTATAACGGAATTAACATTTTAGTTGTCGGTTTAGGACCTGCGGGCTACACACTTGCTCATTATCTTTTGAATGAGGGCTTCGGTGTCGTTGGTATAGATGGATTAAAAATTGAACCTCTCCCTAAAGAACTTATCGGCGACGATAAAAATACACCCCTTCCGATTTACGACATTAACGAACTCCGGAAACCTTTAGACGAAAGGGTAATGGCCGGTTTTGGAGGCGTATCGGAATATGGAATCACGGTTCGGTGGGATAAAAATTTCCTGAATGTAATTTATTTAACTTTGATGCGTCGGAAAAATTTTAAAGTTTTCGGAGGTGTTCGCTTCGGCGGAACTATTACAATTGAAGATGCGTGGAATTTAGGATTCGACCACATTGCACTTGCAACAGGTGCTGGTAAGCCGACAATTTTGAATATGAAAAATAACTTGATTCGTGGAATCCGTAAGGCGAGCGATTTCCTGATGTCGCTTCAGCTTACAGGCGCTGCAAAAAAATCGAGTATGGCGAATTTACAAATCGAGCTTCCCGCAATTGTTATCGGGGGCGGCTTGACTGCAATCGATGCTGCAACTGAACTGATGGCTTACTATCCACAACAAGTTGAAAAAACTTTAGAACGTTTCGAAACATTGATTGCGAAATTTGGTGAAGATGGAGTTTTAAAAATTTTCGATGGTGAAGAGAGAGCAGTGCTCAAGAAGTTTCTTGATCACGGGCGAAATGTAAAAGTTGAACGCGAACGGGCTAAACAAGCAAACGAAAAACCGGATTTCATAAAACTTGTGCGCAAATGGGGCGGTGTAAAAGTTTGTTACAGGAAAGGATTAACCGACTCACCCGCATACAAATTAAATCATGAAGAAATTATTAAAGGTTTTGAAGAAGGTATCGAGTTTATAGAAAAAATAAATCCACTTGAAGCAGTTCCCGATGAATTTGGGGTTATAAAAGAAGTGATTTTTGATAAACAAACAGAAGAAAACGGCAAGTGGAAAAGCACGTGCGAAATTATAAAGCTTCCCGCTCGAAGTATGTTGGTTGCCGCAGGGACGAGCCCGAACATTATTTACGAAAGAGAATTTCCGGATACTTTCAAAATGGATAAGTGGAAACAATTCTTTCAAACGCATCAATTATCTTCAGATGGAGATGCTGCGCTGCTTCCGACTGAGGATTCTGAAAAAGCATTCTTCACATCGTATAAGGATAATGATAAGTATATAACATATTACGGTGATAATCATCCCGCCTACGCGGGGAATGTTGTAAAAGCTATGGCTTCAGCACGGGCAGGTTATGAAAAAGTTGTGGAACTTTTTAAAAAAGAAATTAACGGATTAGATACTTCTTCCCAAAATGCGCGGGATGGTAAATGGAAAAAGTTTTCCGATGACCTCGAAAATAAATTTACTGCATCTGTCGTAAAAATTAACAGGCTGACATCTACGATCATCGAAGTTATCGTGTACGCACCACTCGCCGCAGAAAAATTCAAACCGGGACAGTTTTACCGACTGCAAAATTTTGAAGTTGATTCAAAGTGGATCGAAGGAACGCAGCTCACGATGGAAGGTTTAGCTTTAACGGGAGCTTGGACCGATGTAGAGAAGGGTTTATTAAGTGTTATAATTTTAGAAATGGGTGCCTCATCCCGATTGGTAGCTTCCTTGAAACCCGGACAAAAAATAGTCGTGATGGGACCGACCGGAACACCGACCGAAATACCGCAAAGCGAAAATGTTCTGCTTGCCGGCGGCGGATTAGGTAATGCTGTTTTGTTTTCTATTGCGAAAGCTTTACGTGCGAGCGGAAACAAAGTAATTTATTTTGCGGGTTACAAGTTCGGCGAAGATATTTTCAAACGGGAAGAAATTGAGGCTTCGACCGACCAAATTATCTGGTCAACTGATGCGGGGGCTGAAATTATTCCAAACCGTCCGCAAGATGCACACTTTAGAGGAAACATAGTTCAGGCGATAAAAGCTTATGGTGACGGAAAATTAGGCGAAGTTTTAATTCCACTTCCAGGCATCAACCGGATGATAGTCATCGGTTCTGACAGGATGATGGCAGCGGTCAAGGATGCCCGACACGGAATACTTGCACCATATTTTACACATCACATAGCAATTGGAAGTATCAACGCTCCAATGCAATGTATGATGAAAGAAGTTTGCGCCCAGTGTCTAATCCGACACGTCGATCCTGTAACCGGAACAGAAAAAAAACCTGTATTTACCTGCTTCAACCAAGACCAGCATTTAGATGAAGTAGATTTTCAGAATCTTAATTCACGTTTAAAAGTAAACAGTGTACTCGAGAAACTATCAAATAAGTGGCTCGATTATCTGATAGATAAACTTCCGATCGAAAAAATATAACATCAGTAATAATTCAAATATCATAAAAACAAAACATAAAATAATCCTATGAACTTTAATAAAATCATTCAAAGTCTCGTCCCGCGGCACGATAATTTTTTCAAACTTTTTGAAGAAGACGTTCAAAACTTAATGGTTGGCGGAAAATTGCTCGAGGAAGCTTTTCATTTCCCCTTAACAGAGGAGTCGAAAAATAAACTTCGCAAAATTGAAGACATCGAACATGAAGGGGATATGATAACTCATAGAATATTCCGTGAACTGAGTTCATCCTTTGTAGTTCCGTTTGACCGTGAGGACATCCACATGCTTACCTCATCCATAGATGATGTGCTGGATAATATTCAAGGGATTTCAAAAAGAATTTTTTTGTATGAAATAAACAGTTTCCCTGATGCAGGATTGCAAATAGTTCACACTTTAAATGAATCAATATCTGAACTTGGGAAAGCAATACCCCTTTTACGTGATATGGATAATAAAGATAAAATTCACGAAGCTTGCGTTCATATAAACAGTTGCGAAAACAAAGCCGACGATCTTTTTGAGCACGCAGTTGCCGATTTGTTTAGAAATTGTAAAGACCCGATTGAGCTGATTAAAATAAAAGAAATACTTGTTGGATTAGAAGTGGCAACCGACAAATGCGAAGACGCAGCAAACGCTATCGAAAGTATAGTCATTAAAAACTCTTAAGAAAGAATTCTATGCTCGAATTTACAATATTTATAATTCTTGTTGCACTTGTTTTTGATTTCTTAAACGGAATGAACGATGCAGCCAATTCCATCGCTACCGTTGTTTCAACAAGAGTGCTTTCGCCGAAGCTCGCTGTGTTATGGGCTGCATTTTTCAATTTCGCCGCGGCATTTGGTTTCGGTGTCAGCGTTGCAACAACAATCGGTAAAGGTATTGTCGATGTATCCATCGTGAATCACGAATTAATTTTATGCGCCCTGATAGGTGCAATTCTCTGGACTCATGTCTGTACTCATTACGGTTTACCGATAAGTGTTTCGCACTCGTTGATTGGTGGTTTAGCTGGCGCGGCAATCAGTAAAGCAGGTTTCACCGCATTAGTTTCTTACGGACTCACAAAAGTTGCCATTTTTATTATTCTTTCACCAATAATTGGAATGGTACTCGGTTTCTCATTGATGGTTTTAGTTATGTGGATATTTAAGAAAAAAAATCCTTCGAAAGTTGATAAATTTTTTAGAGTTGGCCAGTTAATTTCTTCTGCGGCTTTTAGTTTGGGGCACGGTACAAACGACGCACAAAAAACTATGGGTATCATAGCAATCTTACTTTATACCGGTGGTTACTTAGGCGATACATTCTATGTTCCTTTTTGGGTAGTAATTATAGCACACTTGACAATTGCTGCGGGTACGATGTACGGCGGTTGGAAAGTTGTAAAAACAATGGGGATGCGTTTAACCCACCTTCAACCGATGG
Above is a window of Bacteroidota bacterium DNA encoding:
- a CDS encoding FAD-dependent oxidoreductase, whose product is MKKLEINIDLYTPRKLKELAELYYQDIKNRDPILFNRFGNYRLNPQTTTPVEISGVLISMAEHLDNFIARLFKVENELAVFKKFIEAESDVVFFKKEFILRRALKKWDAIKVRTLNFSEIDSFLKNIRNAAFDNFDRDEEKATARMAKTLVEIEKAYKQKLQLDDSQVDVVSKLNQVFSGEDEKAFTAVTICLEKLEQWCSKIHFTSDLKNRVKGWTSFRLPEDIDYEKLVHFESHKNGNGSLEIMVGVESEYRRRDGFDLTDPRFNRRDVVAEIDYCIFCHDRNKDSCSKGLFEKSGELKTNPLGIELCGCPLDEKISEAHFLKNRGKAIGALAMIMIDNPLVPGTGHRICNDCMKSCIYQKQTPVNIPQIETGILTDILNLPYGFEIFSLLTRWNPINIHQPFSKPYNGINILVVGLGPAGYTLAHYLLNEGFGVVGIDGLKIEPLPKELIGDDKNTPLPIYDINELRKPLDERVMAGFGGVSEYGITVRWDKNFLNVIYLTLMRRKNFKVFGGVRFGGTITIEDAWNLGFDHIALATGAGKPTILNMKNNLIRGIRKASDFLMSLQLTGAAKKSSMANLQIELPAIVIGGGLTAIDAATELMAYYPQQVEKTLERFETLIAKFGEDGVLKIFDGEERAVLKKFLDHGRNVKVERERAKQANEKPDFIKLVRKWGGVKVCYRKGLTDSPAYKLNHEEIIKGFEEGIEFIEKINPLEAVPDEFGVIKEVIFDKQTEENGKWKSTCEIIKLPARSMLVAAGTSPNIIYEREFPDTFKMDKWKQFFQTHQLSSDGDAALLPTEDSEKAFFTSYKDNDKYITYYGDNHPAYAGNVVKAMASARAGYEKVVELFKKEINGLDTSSQNARDGKWKKFSDDLENKFTASVVKINRLTSTIIEVIVYAPLAAEKFKPGQFYRLQNFEVDSKWIEGTQLTMEGLALTGAWTDVEKGLLSVIILEMGASSRLVASLKPGQKIVVMGPTGTPTEIPQSENVLLAGGGLGNAVLFSIAKALRASGNKVIYFAGYKFGEDIFKREEIEASTDQIIWSTDAGAEIIPNRPQDAHFRGNIVQAIKAYGDGKLGEVLIPLPGINRMIVIGSDRMMAAVKDARHGILAPYFTHHIAIGSINAPMQCMMKEVCAQCLIRHVDPVTGTEKKPVFTCFNQDQHLDEVDFQNLNSRLKVNSVLEKLSNKWLDYLIDKLPIEKI
- a CDS encoding DUF47 family protein; the encoded protein is MNFNKIIQSLVPRHDNFFKLFEEDVQNLMVGGKLLEEAFHFPLTEESKNKLRKIEDIEHEGDMITHRIFRELSSSFVVPFDREDIHMLTSSIDDVLDNIQGISKRIFLYEINSFPDAGLQIVHTLNESISELGKAIPLLRDMDNKDKIHEACVHINSCENKADDLFEHAVADLFRNCKDPIELIKIKEILVGLEVATDKCEDAANAIESIVIKNS
- a CDS encoding inorganic phosphate transporter — translated: MLEFTIFIILVALVFDFLNGMNDAANSIATVVSTRVLSPKLAVLWAAFFNFAAAFGFGVSVATTIGKGIVDVSIVNHELILCALIGAILWTHVCTHYGLPISVSHSLIGGLAGAAISKAGFTALVSYGLTKVAIFIILSPIIGMVLGFSLMVLVMWIFKKKNPSKVDKFFRVGQLISSAAFSLGHGTNDAQKTMGIIAILLYTGGYLGDTFYVPFWVVIIAHLTIAAGTMYGGWKVVKTMGMRLTHLQPMGGFCAETAGAFVLIGTAIAGIPVSTTHTVAGGIMGVGATRRLSAVRWGLAGKIVWAWILTIPISGLIGYLTFALVDPIYKLF